One window from the genome of Calliopsis andreniformis isolate RMS-2024a chromosome 12, iyCalAndr_principal, whole genome shotgun sequence encodes:
- the LOC143185568 gene encoding uncharacterized protein LOC143185568, translating to MVTKQELDHYYDFVLKLTMESGKVIQEAIYGCKNIETKAGDWDLVTQYDKKVEEILINGISKEFPKHKFIGEETVSSMNYLPQLTDDPTWIIDPIDGTTNFVHSFPFTCISIALVIKKELEIGIVYNPILEQLFTARKGCGAFLNGKSIKSSTIEKLEQSLLCFEASYATIEDIRPTVLGRMEAFVSVAHGIRTMGSAAMTLCYVAMGAADAYHSDNLMPWDVAAGVLIIREAGGTVIDTNGGEFNVMSPKLVAANNHKLATELVKLIKKADAKTLQRALF from the exons ATGGTTACCAAACAAGAGCTTGACCATTATTACGACTTCGTCTTGAAGCTGACAATGGAATCGGGGAAG GTAATTCAAGAAGCCATTTACGGATGCAAAAATATCGAGACTAAAGCTGGAGACTGGGACTTAGTGACACAGTACGACAAAAAAGTGGAAGAGATTCTAATAAATGGTATATCGAAGGAATTCCCAAAACACAA ATTTATTGGAGAAGAAACAGTTTCGTCCATGAACTATCTTCCACAACTCACAGACGATCCTACGTGGATTATCGATCCCATCGACGGAACCACGAATTTTGTCCACTCTTTCCCTTTTACTTGTATATCGATTGCATTGGTGATAAAGAAAGAATTAGAGATTGGAATCGTTTACAATCCCATTCTAGAACAGTTGTTCACAGCCAGGAAAGGTTGCGGAGCCTTTCTCAACGGAAAATCTATTAAAAGCTCCACAATTGAAA AGTTGGAGCAGTCACTGCTGTGTTTTGAAGCATCCTATGCAACGATTGAAGATATCAGACCTACTGTTCTTGGAAGAATGGAAGCTTTTGTTTCGGTTGCTCATGGAATACGAACAATGGGATCAGCTGCGATGACTCTCTGTTACGTGGCAATGGGAGCAGCAGACGCTTATCACAGTGACAATCTGATGCCTTGGGATGTAGCTGCTGGTGTACTTATCATTAGGGAGGCTGGTGGCACAGTAATAGACACAAACG GTGGAGAATTTAACGTTATGTCGCCAAAACTAGTAGCAGCCAATAATCATAAATTAGCTACCGAAttagtaaaattaattaaaaaag